One genomic window of Caldivirga maquilingensis IC-167 includes the following:
- a CDS encoding replication factor C large subunit: MSTRRLPWFEKYRPRSLKDIVNQEEVKKTMEDWISKWLSGKEKRAILLSGPPGTGKTTMVHALAYDYGLELYEMNASDVRTASRIRETIGKALTQGSLFGFRGKLVLFDEVDGINVRADQGGIYEIVDIVKEAKVPIAMTANDPWDPKLRPLRDICVVVQVKPLKNRDIIEMLRRICNAEKVKCEEDALRLIAESSMGDMRSAINDLQTVAETGPVTRERVSLLSSRAHQYDMFRMVDMVLKANTVASATGVTRLPSFDWESFLLWLVENAAVAYSSSLVAMSDAYDNLSRADVLRGIMNNRQEWELMPYVLELMTSGVALVRDKPKLPFFIRGMRFPEKIRLLARTKEIRDTRDHIMHMLRVQLHESTSVIIRDYLPLIRTLIENNGKVIEVLAKSLGVSERSIKLIISPETVEEQE; the protein is encoded by the coding sequence ATGAGTACACGTAGGTTACCTTGGTTTGAGAAGTATAGGCCAAGGAGCCTCAAGGATATTGTTAACCAGGAGGAGGTTAAGAAGACTATGGAGGATTGGATAAGTAAATGGTTAAGTGGGAAGGAGAAGAGGGCTATATTGCTTTCAGGCCCACCTGGCACTGGTAAGACAACTATGGTTCATGCGCTGGCGTATGATTATGGGTTAGAGTTGTATGAAATGAATGCCAGTGATGTTAGGACAGCCTCAAGGATTAGGGAGACTATTGGTAAGGCGTTAACCCAGGGTTCATTATTCGGCTTCAGGGGTAAGCTTGTGCTCTTTGATGAAGTCGACGGTATTAACGTGAGGGCTGATCAAGGAGGCATATATGAGATAGTTGATATTGTTAAGGAGGCCAAGGTCCCAATAGCCATGACGGCCAATGACCCATGGGATCCTAAGCTTAGGCCCCTTAGGGATATTTGCGTTGTTGTTCAGGTTAAGCCGCTTAAGAATAGGGATATTATTGAGATGCTTAGACGCATATGCAATGCGGAGAAGGTTAAGTGCGAGGAGGATGCCTTAAGGCTTATTGCAGAGTCGTCAATGGGTGACATGAGGTCGGCTATAAATGACCTACAGACTGTTGCTGAAACAGGCCCAGTAACTAGGGAGAGGGTTTCATTATTGAGTAGTAGGGCTCACCAGTACGATATGTTTAGGATGGTTGACATGGTGCTTAAGGCTAATACCGTAGCATCGGCTACTGGGGTAACTAGGTTGCCTAGTTTTGATTGGGAAAGCTTCCTACTTTGGCTTGTTGAAAATGCGGCTGTGGCCTACTCATCGTCACTAGTAGCCATGAGTGATGCTTATGATAACTTATCCAGGGCTGACGTACTTAGAGGCATTATGAATAATAGGCAGGAGTGGGAGTTAATGCCTTACGTGCTTGAATTAATGACCAGTGGGGTTGCTTTAGTTAGGGATAAGCCTAAGTTACCATTCTTCATAAGGGGTATGAGGTTCCCTGAGAAGATTAGGTTATTAGCTAGGACTAAGGAGATTAGGGATACTAGGGATCATATCATGCATATGCTTAGGGTTCAGCTTCATGAATCAACATCAGTCATAATAAGGGATTACCTACCTTTAATAAGAACATTAATTGAGAATAATGGTAAGGTTATTGAAGTACTAGCCAAGTCACTGGGTGTATCCGAGAGATCCATTAAACTTATTATAAGTCCTGAAACCGTTGAAGAACAGGAGTAA
- a CDS encoding class I SAM-dependent methyltransferase produces the protein MVKYSIYETYSAIIPVYERTSKAITLGLIGKWRRKTINLGLKALNDSGNELSVLDAGSGPGNMTVELIKSGVKLRRVVLLDQSVAMLNTAPNLNYIDKVCGSFEHMPFRDSVFNMIIMGFSLHTANDLRRTYCEISRILNDNGVLASVSIGKPINPIYRALGWLYTVAAIPLITLVFAGPRYVSYFYDIHNIYVQLPPNNVFRSMANGCLRLIQYRDEVLGLANIIIMRKWNHG, from the coding sequence ATGGTTAAGTATTCAATATATGAGACGTACAGTGCAATAATACCCGTATATGAGAGGACGAGTAAGGCAATAACCCTTGGGTTAATAGGTAAATGGAGGAGAAAGACCATTAACCTAGGCCTTAAGGCTCTTAATGATTCAGGTAATGAACTCAGCGTTCTTGATGCTGGTTCAGGCCCAGGAAATATGACGGTTGAGTTAATTAAAAGTGGAGTTAAACTAAGGCGCGTTGTGTTGCTGGATCAATCAGTGGCAATGCTGAACACTGCCCCAAACCTTAATTACATTGACAAGGTCTGCGGCTCCTTTGAGCACATGCCCTTTAGGGACTCTGTTTTTAACATGATCATAATGGGTTTCTCACTCCATACCGCAAATGACTTAAGGAGAACCTACTGTGAAATATCCAGGATACTTAATGATAATGGTGTATTAGCCAGTGTAAGCATTGGTAAGCCCATTAATCCCATTTACCGCGCCTTAGGCTGGCTATACACTGTTGCCGCAATACCATTAATAACCCTTGTATTTGCTGGACCAAGGTATGTCTCGTATTTTTATGACATACATAACATATATGTTCAATTACCACCTAATAATGTGTTTAGAAGCATGGCTAATGGTTGTTTAAGGCTTATTCAATATAGGGATGAAGTCCTTGGTTTAGCTAACATCATTATAATGAGGAAGTGGAATCATGGTTAA
- a CDS encoding ORC1-type DNA replication protein: MGELSVIKNPAALTPDFIPPRLVDREEQMSTLKMIFDDYIKSPGSFYARALLVGSTGTGKTITSLKFKEYASRSSTVRFIYVPCWTHRTMHSAVRHIGESLKMSIPRRGFSSDELLEIIYDYLKDNDMYVIIVLDDVFHIVNNSGADSLGLLIRFYDEHIGEHDYHFSLILIDRDESLLDKLDAGAKSTLGRNIIKFPPYTKDQIYEILRDRAQEALHQGTYNDEILEMISDVTGARDGDGGRGNAKQAIEILWKAALTAQQQGSRRILPEHVRVAIKNTLPVHVGELKGMDLHEKLFLLAIVEALRKKRDVPYVTFGEAEEEYIMLCERYGLRTKRSHGQLWHYLKDMEGTWRIIETRLSGKGMRGRTTLISIPYESLNVLAQELTRILDYELAVR, encoded by the coding sequence GTGGGGGAGTTAAGTGTAATTAAGAATCCAGCAGCATTAACGCCAGATTTCATACCGCCTAGGTTAGTTGATAGAGAGGAGCAGATGAGTACACTTAAGATGATTTTTGATGATTACATTAAGTCCCCTGGATCATTCTACGCTAGGGCACTACTCGTGGGCAGTACTGGTACCGGTAAGACTATCACAAGCCTTAAGTTTAAGGAATACGCCTCACGCTCATCAACGGTGAGGTTTATTTATGTACCATGCTGGACACATAGGACAATGCACTCAGCCGTTAGGCATATTGGTGAATCACTGAAGATGAGTATACCTAGGCGTGGTTTTTCATCAGATGAGCTCCTTGAGATAATCTACGATTACTTAAAGGATAATGACATGTACGTGATCATAGTTCTTGATGATGTATTCCACATAGTTAACAATAGTGGTGCGGATTCACTTGGATTATTAATAAGGTTCTATGATGAGCACATAGGGGAGCATGATTACCACTTCTCATTAATACTTATTGATAGGGATGAATCACTATTAGATAAGCTTGATGCTGGGGCTAAAAGCACCCTGGGCAGGAACATAATTAAGTTCCCACCGTACACTAAGGATCAGATTTACGAGATACTTAGAGATAGGGCACAGGAGGCTCTTCATCAAGGTACCTATAATGATGAGATCCTTGAAATGATAAGTGATGTTACTGGAGCTAGAGATGGTGATGGAGGCAGGGGTAACGCTAAGCAGGCTATTGAAATACTATGGAAGGCAGCATTAACAGCGCAGCAGCAGGGCTCTAGGAGGATTCTACCGGAGCATGTTAGGGTTGCCATTAAGAACACGCTGCCTGTTCATGTGGGTGAATTAAAGGGTATGGATCTTCACGAGAAGTTATTCCTACTAGCCATAGTTGAGGCACTGCGTAAGAAGAGGGATGTACCATATGTAACCTTCGGGGAAGCCGAGGAGGAGTACATAATGCTTTGTGAAAGATACGGGTTAAGGACTAAGCGTAGTCATGGTCAATTATGGCATTACTTAAAGGACATGGAGGGTACGTGGAGGATTATTGAAACCAGGTTATCTGGTAAGGGTATGAGAGGTAGAACAACGTTAATATCAATACCATATGAATCACTCAATGTACTGGCTCAGGAGTTAACAAGGATTCTTGACTATGAATTAGCCGTTAGGTGA
- a CDS encoding winged helix-turn-helix domain-containing protein produces MNLVDEIMESKIRIKIILSLYELGELNITQLSKIIGSNYTLTLKHVKALEDIGIVKEVTIGRMRIIKLNKDTPAYKHIKDLANTLKNLMNLQQ; encoded by the coding sequence ATGAACCTAGTTGATGAAATAATGGAATCGAAGATAAGGATTAAGATTATACTATCACTTTATGAATTAGGGGAATTAAACATAACTCAATTATCTAAGATAATAGGCTCAAACTACACGTTAACATTAAAGCATGTTAAAGCCCTTGAAGATATTGGAATAGTTAAGGAAGTTACAATAGGTAGAATGAGAATAATCAAGTTAAACAAGGATACCCCAGCATATAAGCACATTAAAGACCTAGCCAACACGCTCAAGAATCTAATGAACCTACAGCAGTAA
- a CDS encoding APC family permease gives MVEQSNKVGLRKHLTLGDLLIIGVAGSIGGAVFYGAQKAAAEAGPAGILAYALAPVLYFFIALTYIDLAMDYPEAGGPSRFAIYSHGQATNIINSVADLIWYLFIPPLEAYVFVALVVSEFYPGVINPATGNLTLIGGLIALALIMIMVPLNYYGIEVFTVSNKVVGSMKFALYAIMAIVFALTALKFNPYVLKNLTNYGGFMPYGVTGLFAAMPIAMFSFGGARTIPDFAEEIKGKRSIVPGLILTVVGQGVIYVTFAALFVLSVDWGVFHIRPGDWSSFLNISRNPYYYLAAAYKLPYMYILPMLYLILALFMVGYVYMGAGTRVMLAMARSKYVAGKIGEIHPRYAIPYWALIIFGLIGAAISFLFAPVPGLYGIVSDTTAAGYIGFAVNPIAMMVLRKQGASKYQVPAGWFVSATAFAISSLIVFWNGWPAVPYAVLLMTVVAVILAIIYRVKEGWLEATWYIGWIAFETLMAYIGSDGALNIIPFTWATAITAIISLAVFYPLGIILGLRQRNFEVHIKDLGGV, from the coding sequence ATGGTGGAGCAATCTAATAAAGTGGGATTGAGAAAACACTTAACTTTAGGCGACCTCTTAATCATAGGTGTAGCAGGATCAATAGGTGGCGCTGTATTTTATGGTGCACAAAAGGCTGCTGCAGAAGCGGGTCCTGCAGGCATATTGGCTTATGCATTGGCGCCGGTATTATACTTCTTTATAGCCTTAACTTACATAGACTTAGCGATGGATTATCCTGAGGCAGGTGGTCCATCTAGGTTCGCCATTTATAGCCATGGCCAAGCCACAAACATAATAAATTCCGTTGCTGACTTAATATGGTATCTATTCATACCGCCACTGGAGGCTTACGTGTTTGTTGCACTTGTGGTTAGTGAATTTTATCCAGGTGTTATTAATCCAGCTACGGGTAATTTAACCCTCATTGGTGGTTTAATAGCATTAGCGTTAATAATGATAATGGTTCCCTTAAACTACTACGGTATAGAGGTTTTCACGGTCTCAAATAAGGTGGTTGGTTCCATGAAGTTTGCGTTATACGCCATAATGGCTATTGTTTTCGCACTTACAGCACTTAAGTTTAATCCATACGTGCTCAAGAACTTAACGAACTATGGGGGGTTTATGCCTTACGGTGTTACTGGTTTATTTGCAGCCATGCCAATAGCAATGTTCTCATTTGGTGGAGCTAGGACTATACCGGACTTCGCTGAGGAGATTAAAGGGAAGCGTAGTATTGTACCTGGTCTCATATTAACGGTTGTCGGCCAAGGTGTGATTTACGTAACCTTTGCTGCATTGTTCGTACTTAGTGTTGACTGGGGTGTTTTCCATATAAGGCCAGGTGACTGGTCATCATTTCTAAACATATCTAGAAACCCATACTATTACCTTGCTGCTGCGTATAAGCTACCCTACATGTATATACTCCCCATGCTGTACCTGATTCTAGCATTATTCATGGTTGGTTACGTGTACATGGGTGCTGGAACAAGGGTAATGTTAGCCATGGCTCGTTCTAAGTATGTTGCCGGTAAAATCGGTGAAATACACCCAAGGTATGCAATACCTTACTGGGCCTTAATAATATTTGGCTTAATAGGGGCAGCCATATCATTCCTCTTCGCCCCAGTACCAGGCCTTTATGGAATAGTCAGTGATACAACAGCTGCAGGTTACATAGGGTTTGCTGTTAATCCAATAGCCATGATGGTGCTTAGGAAGCAGGGTGCATCAAAGTATCAAGTACCTGCAGGTTGGTTTGTTTCAGCAACAGCATTTGCGATATCGTCATTAATAGTGTTTTGGAATGGCTGGCCAGCTGTACCCTATGCGGTACTTCTCATGACTGTAGTGGCAGTTATATTAGCTATAATCTACCGGGTTAAGGAGGGTTGGCTTGAGGCGACGTGGTACATTGGTTGGATAGCCTTCGAAACATTAATGGCATACATAGGTTCAGATGGTGCATTAAACATAATACCATTCACATGGGCTACTGCAATAACAGCCATTATTTCACTGGCCGTGTTTTACCCACTAGGTATTATACTTGGATTAAGGCAGAGGAACTTTGAGGTTCATATAAAGGACTTAGGTGGCGTTTGA
- a CDS encoding tRNA (adenine-N1)-methyltransferase codes for MDDVVKENDYVLLWHSNEIKLVVKARRNLVVSTVRGVLRMSEIIGKEYGSKIVTNLGYVFYITKPDIMDILLKMPRVTQPIYPKDSSTLLIMLNIRPGSRVLEAGLGSGYATVILAMHAGPFGQVITVEKSSKYIRVAKETLRAMGVYDNVDVINGDVSRIKLPSEYFNSALLDMGDPWNAIPNIINSLKHGGNIAVYVPTISQVERVISSLMASGFIDIKMIEVNWREWKTTINEVRPKTWNLSHTGFIIVAKRP; via the coding sequence GTGGATGATGTAGTTAAGGAGAATGATTACGTGCTCCTTTGGCACAGTAATGAGATTAAGCTTGTTGTTAAGGCTAGGAGGAACCTAGTAGTCAGTACAGTTAGGGGTGTGTTAAGGATGAGTGAGATTATTGGTAAGGAGTATGGTTCAAAAATAGTGACTAACCTGGGGTATGTATTTTATATTACTAAACCAGATATAATGGATATATTGCTTAAGATGCCTAGGGTAACTCAACCCATATATCCAAAGGACTCCTCTACATTACTAATCATGCTTAATATTAGGCCGGGGAGTAGGGTACTTGAGGCTGGATTAGGTAGTGGTTACGCTACAGTAATACTTGCGATGCATGCTGGGCCCTTTGGTCAAGTTATCACTGTTGAGAAATCAAGTAAGTACATTAGGGTTGCTAAGGAGACTTTAAGAGCCATGGGTGTGTACGATAATGTTGACGTGATTAATGGTGATGTATCCAGGATTAAGCTTCCAAGTGAGTACTTTAATTCCGCATTGCTTGATATGGGTGATCCATGGAATGCAATACCCAATATCATTAATTCACTTAAACACGGAGGCAACATTGCCGTTTATGTACCCACTATTAGCCAGGTGGAGAGGGTTATTAGTAGTTTGATGGCTTCGGGCTTTATAGATATTAAAATGATTGAGGTTAATTGGAGAGAGTGGAAGACCACGATTAATGAGGTTAGGCCTAAGACCTGGAATCTGTCTCACACAGGCTTCATAATAGTGGCTAAGAGGCCTTAA
- a CDS encoding geranylgeranylglyceryl/heptaprenylglyceryl phosphate synthase has protein sequence MTVFESLMNKLTEKGALHFSLLDPDKVTMDKFIELAKGAEKAGSDALMIGGSYGVNEGTLDNYIDAVKQEVKLPIILFPGSVAGLSRRADAVLFLSVLNSTDPYYIIGAQVQAAVLMAKHYSNLESIPMAYIIVGEGGAVGFASYAKPIPFHMEDVIVAYALAAYYMGFSAIYLEAGSGAREPVPSSVVAKVKRAVRNKILMVGGGIKSPEAAYSIALAGADVIITGTVIEESPAVVLKDIVDAVHRGGLRRLSNSNENANAWVNDK, from the coding sequence ATGACTGTATTTGAATCCTTGATGAATAAGCTTACAGAGAAGGGGGCGTTGCATTTCTCGTTACTTGACCCTGACAAGGTAACCATGGATAAGTTCATTGAACTAGCTAAGGGGGCTGAGAAGGCTGGATCCGATGCACTAATGATTGGCGGTAGTTATGGCGTTAATGAGGGTACACTGGATAATTACATTGACGCTGTTAAACAGGAGGTTAAGTTGCCTATAATATTATTCCCAGGTAGTGTAGCTGGGTTAAGTAGAAGAGCCGACGCAGTGCTCTTCCTCTCAGTATTAAACTCAACAGACCCATACTACATCATTGGGGCTCAAGTGCAGGCGGCGGTTCTTATGGCTAAGCACTACAGTAACCTTGAATCAATACCAATGGCATACATAATAGTTGGGGAGGGTGGAGCAGTGGGCTTCGCCAGTTACGCTAAACCAATACCATTCCACATGGAGGACGTGATAGTTGCGTACGCGTTAGCCGCATACTACATGGGCTTCTCGGCAATTTACCTTGAGGCTGGGTCAGGGGCCAGGGAGCCGGTACCATCCAGTGTGGTGGCTAAGGTTAAGAGGGCTGTGAGGAATAAAATACTGATGGTTGGGGGAGGCATAAAGAGCCCTGAGGCAGCTTACTCAATAGCCTTAGCGGGGGCTGACGTGATAATAACCGGGACTGTTATTGAGGAATCCCCAGCTGTGGTGCTTAAGGATATTGTTGATGCTGTTCATAGGGGTGGGTTAAGGAGACTAAGTAATAGTAATGAAAATGCTAACGCCTGGGTCAACGATAAGTAA
- a CDS encoding M1 family aminopeptidase: MFVNGKYLIGRDFAFPDYKPRFPESYPYMVRRLIAQLEIFISEGRLRGRVIYEIIPRRRLSYIELNAEEMNILSTSHQRDYDGSILRLYFNPPIEASQNTIIEVTYETKPRKGAYFIKPDKEKGDTAQMVWTQGESEDNRYWLPLPDNPNIKFPTELEITVPKGMMAVSNGVLVSVKDLNDKTAWRWVFDYPHSPYLIAFAAGEFEKLESDCNGVKLEYYWPKGRYGDPQVTFAATCDAIKFFSEYTGVKYPYPVYKQVAVHEFIYGGMENTTVTILTDTTLHTKREECPYDEWPCRGREDFSSDGLVAHELAHQWFGDLVTTRDWGNIWLNEAFATYFDALYTLHSRGFDEFVYRLYGNLRAYLDEYRRYSRPIVTNLYSIPEEMFDRHTYEKGSLVLHTLRNIIGEENFRKGIEAYLNRHRFSNADTEDLRKAMEEAYGEDLTWFFKQYVYSAGHPVLKVSWSWLPDESAIRLSVSQAQGDDSYPVYKIPLEVKIVYEGNSEVRLLNIEEKEHVLHLNAPSKPKYICIDPKFKILKVTQFDKPLEEAISELSDEDVMCRIEAINALAKNASPRAVEALASIIEKDPFWGVAVEAANALGRIGGEAAKSELLRLLKRVTHPRVRRSIIDALGNFKGDAEVAKVLLTIANDGKESDYVRYAALVSLGRLRIRDLEGELIKALDYGGFNYVITQGALRGLGELGTDNAFKVVLNYTEPSKPTLVRATAVMALGRFIDRREAVDRLIELARDGQFRVRFAVVATADEVKHPALLPTLDELASRDPDGRIRRLAREVAKRIRDQLERGVEYQRLREEIEQIREEHRRIMEEIGKLERR; the protein is encoded by the coding sequence ATGTTCGTTAATGGGAAGTACCTTATTGGTAGGGACTTTGCGTTTCCAGACTATAAACCAAGGTTCCCCGAATCATACCCATACATGGTTAGGCGTTTAATAGCCCAGTTAGAGATCTTCATTAGTGAAGGTAGACTTAGAGGTAGGGTTATTTACGAGATTATACCAAGGAGACGACTCAGTTACATTGAGTTAAACGCTGAGGAGATGAACATATTATCCACAAGCCACCAGAGGGATTACGACGGCTCCATACTAAGGCTGTACTTCAACCCACCCATAGAGGCTTCTCAGAACACTATCATTGAGGTTACCTACGAGACTAAGCCTAGGAAGGGTGCTTACTTCATAAAACCTGATAAGGAGAAGGGTGACACGGCGCAGATGGTTTGGACCCAGGGTGAGAGTGAGGATAATAGGTACTGGTTACCATTACCGGATAACCCCAATATAAAGTTCCCAACCGAATTAGAGATAACTGTACCAAAGGGCATGATGGCGGTTTCAAACGGTGTTTTAGTGAGTGTTAAGGATCTTAATGATAAGACTGCGTGGCGTTGGGTCTTTGATTACCCGCATTCACCATACCTAATAGCCTTCGCCGCAGGTGAGTTTGAGAAGCTTGAATCAGACTGCAATGGGGTTAAGCTGGAGTACTATTGGCCTAAGGGTAGGTATGGGGATCCTCAAGTAACCTTTGCAGCCACCTGTGATGCCATTAAATTCTTCAGTGAGTACACAGGCGTCAAGTACCCGTATCCTGTTTATAAGCAGGTGGCTGTTCATGAATTCATTTACGGCGGTATGGAGAACACCACGGTAACCATACTAACAGACACCACACTGCATACTAAGAGGGAGGAGTGCCCGTATGATGAGTGGCCCTGTAGGGGTAGGGAGGATTTTTCCTCTGATGGTTTGGTTGCTCATGAGTTGGCTCATCAGTGGTTTGGTGACTTGGTTACTACTAGGGATTGGGGTAATATTTGGCTTAATGAAGCCTTCGCAACCTACTTCGATGCATTATACACACTCCACAGTAGGGGTTTTGATGAATTCGTGTATAGGCTTTACGGTAACCTTAGGGCTTACCTAGATGAGTATAGGCGTTACTCAAGGCCAATAGTCACAAACCTATACTCAATACCTGAGGAGATGTTTGATAGGCACACGTACGAGAAAGGCTCCCTAGTACTACACACGTTAAGAAACATAATAGGCGAGGAAAACTTCAGGAAGGGTATTGAGGCCTACTTGAATAGGCATAGGTTCAGTAATGCTGATACTGAGGATTTAAGGAAAGCCATGGAGGAGGCCTACGGTGAGGACTTAACCTGGTTCTTTAAGCAATACGTCTACTCAGCCGGTCACCCTGTTCTTAAGGTTTCATGGAGTTGGCTTCCCGATGAATCAGCAATTAGGTTAAGTGTGAGTCAGGCACAGGGTGATGATTCATACCCTGTCTATAAGATACCGCTTGAGGTTAAGATAGTTTATGAGGGTAATAGTGAGGTTAGGTTACTGAATATTGAGGAGAAGGAGCACGTACTTCACTTAAATGCACCCAGTAAACCAAAGTACATTTGCATCGACCCCAAGTTCAAGATACTTAAGGTAACTCAATTCGATAAGCCGCTTGAGGAGGCTATAAGCGAGTTAAGTGATGAAGATGTAATGTGTAGGATTGAGGCTATTAATGCCCTAGCTAAGAACGCAAGCCCAAGGGCCGTTGAAGCCTTAGCATCAATCATTGAGAAGGACCCATTCTGGGGTGTTGCCGTTGAGGCAGCTAATGCATTAGGTAGGATAGGGGGTGAGGCAGCTAAGTCAGAGTTACTGAGGTTACTTAAACGGGTCACGCACCCGAGGGTTAGGAGAAGCATCATTGATGCCTTAGGTAACTTTAAGGGTGATGCAGAGGTGGCTAAAGTCCTCCTCACTATTGCTAATGATGGTAAGGAGTCTGATTACGTCAGATACGCTGCATTAGTAAGCCTAGGTAGGTTAAGGATTAGGGACCTTGAGGGTGAGTTAATTAAGGCCCTTGACTACGGGGGCTTTAACTACGTAATAACGCAGGGTGCATTAAGGGGATTAGGTGAATTAGGTACTGATAATGCATTTAAGGTGGTGCTTAATTACACTGAGCCCAGTAAACCAACCTTGGTTAGGGCCACTGCGGTAATGGCCCTCGGTAGGTTTATTGATAGGAGGGAGGCTGTTGATAGGTTAATTGAGTTGGCTAGGGATGGTCAATTCAGGGTTAGGTTCGCTGTGGTGGCTACAGCCGATGAGGTTAAGCACCCGGCCCTATTGCCTACGCTTGATGAATTAGCGTCAAGGGATCCTGATGGAAGGATCAGGAGGCTGGCCAGGGAGGTGGCTAAGAGGATTAGGGATCAGCTTGAGAGGGGTGTGGAGTATCAGAGGCTTAGGGAGGAGATTGAACAGATTAGGGAGGAGCATAGACGCATCATGGAGGAGATCGGTAAACTGGAGAGGCGGTGA
- a CDS encoding class II fumarate hydratase: MKYTEAATRLFMATGTKFPRQVIWAMGLVKYASAKVNTELGLLSGDIGHAIMEASKEVMDGRFDDEVTVDVFQTGSGTGLNMNINEVIAERAGEISGKRIHPNDHVNLGQSSNDTVSTAIRIAAVHSSMLLLIPALNKLITSLGEKSSLFNTVIKAGRTHLRDALPITLGQELSGYLDAFSHDLKIIESTLDYVKELPIGGTAVGTGLNTHPEFQGRVIKEINEITSLDFKPANKFRGLKLLTDILNLSGALRATAIDLYRLGQDIRLMFSGPMTGLNEIDLPTQGEVAGSSIMPGKTNPVTVEATLLAVAQVVGLDHANQFASMLGEFELAMGVPLMGYNIVLQVHLLSEALSKFTNLVIDGMVPNTDRMRRYAESSPSLITVISPVIGYDKAAEIGRRLTHGLSIREALRELGYTDEQINEILNLEKLTKPGFPLSHES, translated from the coding sequence ATGAAGTACACTGAGGCGGCGACAAGACTTTTCATGGCCACTGGGACAAAGTTTCCTCGCCAAGTAATATGGGCCATGGGTTTAGTGAAGTACGCATCAGCGAAGGTTAACACTGAATTAGGCTTGCTTAGTGGTGATATTGGGCATGCGATAATGGAGGCATCTAAGGAAGTTATGGATGGTAGGTTTGATGATGAAGTAACAGTGGATGTATTCCAAACAGGCTCCGGCACGGGATTAAACATGAATATTAACGAAGTAATCGCGGAAAGAGCCGGTGAAATTTCAGGGAAGAGAATTCACCCTAATGATCACGTGAATTTAGGGCAATCATCAAACGATACCGTATCCACGGCCATTAGGATAGCGGCTGTGCACTCCTCCATGTTACTCCTCATACCGGCCCTTAATAAATTAATTACATCATTAGGTGAGAAGTCGTCATTATTTAATACCGTAATCAAGGCTGGTAGGACTCATTTAAGGGATGCATTACCCATAACCCTAGGGCAGGAATTAAGTGGTTACCTTGATGCATTCTCCCACGACTTAAAGATCATTGAATCCACCCTGGATTACGTTAAGGAATTACCCATAGGTGGAACAGCAGTGGGTACTGGGTTAAATACCCACCCGGAATTTCAGGGAAGGGTAATAAAGGAGATTAATGAAATCACATCCCTTGATTTTAAACCCGCGAATAAGTTCAGGGGATTAAAACTCCTAACTGATATACTTAACTTGAGCGGTGCATTAAGGGCAACAGCCATTGACTTATACAGGTTGGGACAGGATATAAGGTTAATGTTCTCAGGCCCCATGACTGGGTTAAATGAGATTGATTTACCAACACAAGGGGAAGTGGCTGGAAGCAGTATTATGCCGGGTAAAACTAACCCAGTAACCGTGGAGGCAACCTTACTGGCAGTGGCTCAAGTGGTAGGGTTAGATCACGCTAATCAATTTGCATCAATGCTTGGGGAATTTGAATTAGCCATGGGGGTGCCTTTAATGGGTTATAACATAGTGCTTCAAGTCCACTTGCTCTCTGAGGCGTTAAGTAAGTTTACTAACCTTGTGATTGATGGAATGGTTCCCAACACAGATAGGATGAGGAGATACGCAGAAAGTAGCCCATCATTAATAACAGTGATTTCACCAGTAATTGGGTACGATAAAGCCGCTGAAATAGGTAGGAGATTAACGCATGGGTTATCAATAAGGGAGGCATTAAGGGAATTAGGGTACACTGATGAGCAGATTAATGAAATCCTTAACCTAGAGAAGTTAACTAAACCTGGCTTTCCATTAAGTCATGAATCCTGA
- a CDS encoding UPF0147 family protein: MSSLASNEANEKIAQALYYLERIIHDMGIPRNIRRAASEAARILRNNEMSPGLRASTVVSLLDDALSDPNMPTYSRVLILQIIAVLEQVKDIVG, encoded by the coding sequence ATGTCATCACTGGCCAGCAATGAGGCTAATGAGAAGATAGCCCAGGCACTTTACTACCTGGAGAGGATAATCCACGATATGGGTATACCGAGGAATATTAGGAGGGCTGCCAGTGAGGCTGCTAGGATCCTTAGGAATAATGAAATGAGCCCAGGTTTAAGGGCTTCAACAGTAGTCAGTCTACTTGATGATGCCTTATCCGACCCCAATATGCCTACGTACAGTAGGGTCCTTATACTGCAGATTATCGCTGTTCTGGAGCAGGTAAAGGATATTGTTGGTTAA